One Micromonospora craniellae genomic region harbors:
- a CDS encoding NADH-quinone oxidoreductase subunit J family protein: protein MTGVDALLLALGAVAVGSGMLVVATRHLVRAGLYLVVCLGALAGMYLVLAAEMVAWVQVLIYVGAVVVLLLFAVMLTRAPIGASDDLDRPGWPAALIGGGVGLGLSALLVDAYRWTAVDLPEPGTAERIGEQVFGSWVLPFEVLSVLLLSALVGAIVLSRPDIGRASRDRAETPGGGTPQGRSR, encoded by the coding sequence GTGACCGGGGTGGACGCCCTGCTGCTGGCCCTCGGCGCGGTGGCCGTCGGGTCGGGGATGCTGGTGGTGGCGACCAGGCACCTGGTCCGTGCCGGGCTCTACCTGGTGGTCTGCCTGGGCGCGCTGGCCGGCATGTACCTCGTGCTCGCCGCCGAGATGGTGGCCTGGGTGCAGGTGCTGATCTACGTGGGCGCGGTGGTGGTGCTGCTGCTGTTCGCGGTGATGCTGACCCGGGCACCGATCGGCGCCTCGGACGATCTGGACCGTCCTGGCTGGCCCGCCGCGTTGATCGGCGGCGGCGTCGGGCTCGGCCTGTCGGCCCTGCTCGTCGACGCGTACCGCTGGACCGCGGTGGACCTGCCCGAGCCGGGCACCGCCGAGCGCATCGGTGAACAGGTCTTCGGAAGCTGGGTGCTGCCGTTCGAGGTGCTCTCCGTACTGCTGCTGTCGGCGCTGGTCGGCGCGATCGTGCTGTCCCGACCGGACATCGGTCGGGCGTCGCGCGACCGGGCGGAGACGCCCGGGGGCGGCACGCCGCAGGGGCGGTCGCGGTGA
- a CDS encoding glutathione S-transferase family protein yields MGEGGKYVEQGEFNRDQNYITTRITVDGRDGYPVEPGRYRLAVSRACPWANRLIIVRRLLGLEEAISMAVAGPTHDARSWTFDLDPDGRDPVLGIERLQQAYFARYPDYPRGITVPAIVDVPTGQVATNDYSRMSLDLSTQWTAHHRPGAPQLYPEHLRNEIDEVNALVFRDVNNGVYQCGFAGSQEAYEKAYQRLFDRLDWLGERLAGQRYLVGDTITEADVRLFTTLVRFDPVYHGHFKCNRQKLSEMPVLWAYARDLFTTPGFGDTIDFDHIKRHYYEVHRDINPTGVVPVGPDLSNWLTPHDRESLGGRPFGDGTPPPSPPPDERVDPAHTPLR; encoded by the coding sequence ATGGGCGAGGGCGGGAAGTACGTCGAGCAGGGCGAGTTCAACCGGGACCAGAACTACATCACCACCCGGATCACGGTCGACGGCCGGGACGGCTACCCGGTCGAGCCGGGCCGGTACCGGCTCGCGGTCAGTCGGGCCTGCCCCTGGGCGAACCGGCTGATCATCGTCCGGCGGCTGCTGGGGCTGGAGGAGGCCATCTCGATGGCCGTCGCCGGGCCGACCCACGACGCCCGGAGCTGGACCTTCGACCTCGACCCGGACGGGCGGGACCCGGTGCTCGGCATCGAGCGTCTCCAGCAGGCGTACTTCGCGCGCTACCCGGACTACCCGCGCGGCATCACCGTGCCGGCGATCGTCGACGTGCCGACCGGTCAGGTGGCGACCAACGACTACAGCCGGATGAGCCTGGACCTGTCCACCCAGTGGACCGCTCACCACCGCCCCGGCGCGCCGCAGCTCTACCCCGAGCACCTGCGGAACGAGATCGACGAGGTCAACGCGCTGGTCTTCAGGGACGTCAACAACGGGGTGTACCAGTGCGGCTTCGCCGGCAGCCAGGAGGCGTACGAGAAGGCGTACCAGCGGTTGTTCGACCGGCTCGACTGGCTCGGCGAGCGCCTGGCCGGGCAGCGGTACCTGGTCGGCGACACCATCACCGAGGCCGACGTACGGCTGTTCACCACGTTGGTCCGCTTCGACCCGGTCTATCACGGGCACTTCAAGTGCAACCGGCAGAAGCTGAGCGAGATGCCGGTGCTGTGGGCGTACGCGCGGGACCTGTTCACCACGCCCGGCTTCGGCGACACGATCGACTTCGACCACATCAAGCGGCACTACTACGAGGTGCACCGGGACATCAACCCGACCGGGGTGGTGCCGGTCGGCCCCGACCTGTCGAACTGGCTCACCCCGCACGACCGGGAGTCCCTCGGCGGTCGCCCGTTCGGCGACGGCACGCCTCCGCCGTCCCCGCCGCCCGACGAGCGGGTCGACCCCGCACACACCCCGCTGCGCTGA
- a CDS encoding NADH-quinone oxidoreductase subunit C yields the protein MTPEEVGRRLVTLLAPVEATATVSGGQAHSRATVDVPPQPWRAALLAVRDDPELACDYFDWLSAVDELAEGFDVVAHLWSTTHRHGVLLRARVPRATPTIDSVVSVYPGAAWHERETHEMFGIDFAGHADLRPLLLPPEFEGHPLRKEFVLASRVAKPWPGAKEPGESEAGGGRRPIRPSGVPAPGEWGVVPTPAGAGGAGEGPRGGTPARPARERPARPAPGARPPRTPRSAGPAADPAGPEAGEEGTT from the coding sequence ATGACACCGGAAGAGGTCGGCCGGCGGCTCGTCACGCTGCTCGCCCCCGTCGAGGCCACCGCGACGGTCTCCGGGGGTCAGGCGCACTCCCGGGCCACCGTCGACGTACCCCCGCAGCCGTGGCGGGCGGCGTTGCTCGCCGTCCGGGACGACCCGGAGCTGGCCTGCGACTACTTCGACTGGCTCTCCGCAGTCGACGAGCTGGCCGAGGGCTTCGACGTGGTGGCCCACCTGTGGTCCACCACGCACCGGCACGGTGTGCTGCTGCGCGCCCGGGTGCCCCGGGCGACCCCGACGATCGACTCGGTGGTGTCGGTCTACCCGGGCGCCGCCTGGCATGAGCGGGAGACCCACGAGATGTTCGGCATCGACTTCGCCGGGCACGCCGACCTGCGGCCGCTGCTGCTGCCGCCGGAGTTCGAGGGCCATCCGCTGCGCAAGGAGTTCGTGCTCGCCTCCCGGGTCGCGAAGCCCTGGCCGGGTGCGAAGGAACCGGGTGAGTCGGAGGCCGGCGGTGGCCGGCGGCCGATCCGGCCATCGGGCGTACCCGCACCGGGCGAGTGGGGCGTCGTGCCGACCCCGGCTGGCGCCGGTGGTGCCGGGGAGGGCCCGCGCGGCGGTACCCCGGCGCGACCTGCCCGGGAGCGTCCGGCCCGACCGGCACCGGGTGCGCGTCCACCACGTACCCCCAGGTCGGCCGGACCCGCCGCGGACCCGGCGGGGCCCGAGGCCGGCGAGGAGGGTACGACCTGA
- a CDS encoding DUF2252 domain-containing protein: MTDFAEPRSAFIVKVLTEEFGTLMALDPAAFRRKFRKMAASPFAFYRGSASLFYADQRGDFADERFLDGQTSRVWIHGDLHAENFGTYMNGSGQLVFNVNDFDEAYVGPFTWDLRRFVASVALIGYTKALSDRVISDLVSTFAEHYLTELRAIAAGGDDAIGSITLDNADGVLRRVLQQARLNTRVDLLREQTTVDKYERRFSLRDGVYEIDGDVRARVCAAFQDYLDTLPATTTARPVAAQIKDVVLRKGVGIGSAGLPSYNLLLEGHTQALENDVLIYMKQAQVPAVARHVDDEHVRGYFRHQGHRTAESQRALQAHADPWVGFTELDGVGQLVAEVSPYAADLDWADVNEAEELAGVLADLGRAVARMHSVADDESSHDLVDYSTEEAIVAAVDADPAGFVAHLVDFAHAYGVRARQDHQYFVDLFRNSQLPGV, from the coding sequence ATGACCGACTTCGCGGAGCCGCGCTCCGCCTTCATCGTCAAGGTGCTGACCGAGGAATTCGGCACCCTGATGGCGCTCGACCCGGCCGCCTTCCGCCGCAAGTTCCGCAAGATGGCCGCGTCGCCGTTCGCGTTCTACCGGGGCAGTGCCAGCCTCTTCTACGCCGACCAGCGCGGCGACTTCGCCGACGAGCGGTTCCTGGACGGGCAGACCAGCCGGGTGTGGATCCACGGCGACCTGCACGCGGAGAACTTCGGCACCTACATGAACGGCTCCGGCCAGCTCGTCTTCAACGTCAACGACTTCGACGAGGCGTACGTCGGGCCGTTCACCTGGGATCTGCGACGGTTCGTCGCCAGCGTGGCTCTGATCGGCTACACCAAGGCACTCTCCGACCGGGTGATCAGCGACCTGGTCAGCACGTTCGCCGAGCACTACCTGACCGAGCTGCGGGCCATCGCCGCGGGCGGCGACGACGCGATCGGTTCGATCACGCTGGACAACGCCGACGGCGTACTGCGCCGGGTGCTCCAGCAGGCCCGCCTCAACACCCGGGTGGACCTGCTGCGCGAGCAGACCACCGTCGACAAGTACGAGCGGCGGTTCTCGCTGCGCGACGGCGTGTACGAGATCGACGGCGACGTCCGGGCCCGGGTCTGCGCCGCCTTCCAGGACTACCTGGACACGCTGCCCGCCACCACGACGGCGCGTCCGGTCGCGGCGCAGATCAAGGACGTGGTGCTACGCAAGGGGGTGGGGATCGGGTCGGCCGGGCTGCCGTCGTACAACCTCCTGCTGGAGGGGCACACCCAGGCGCTGGAGAACGACGTCCTGATCTACATGAAGCAGGCCCAGGTGCCGGCGGTCGCCCGCCACGTCGACGACGAGCACGTCCGGGGCTACTTCCGCCACCAGGGCCACCGTACGGCCGAGTCGCAGCGCGCACTGCAGGCGCACGCCGACCCGTGGGTGGGCTTCACCGAACTGGACGGGGTGGGTCAGCTCGTCGCGGAGGTTTCCCCGTACGCGGCCGACCTGGACTGGGCGGACGTCAACGAAGCCGAGGAACTGGCCGGGGTGCTGGCCGACCTCGGCCGGGCGGTCGCCCGGATGCACTCGGTCGCCGACGACGAGTCCAGCCACGACCTGGTCGACTACTCCACCGAGGAGGCGATCGTCGCGGCCGTCGACGCGGATCCCGCCGGCTTCGTCGCGCACCTGGTCGACTTCGCCCACGCGTACGGCGTCCGGGCGCGGCAGGACCATCAGTATTTTGTGGACCTGTTCCGCAACAGCCAACTGCCGGGCGTCTAG
- a CDS encoding NuoI/complex I 23 kDa subunit family protein has translation MSERSESAGVPGSGLVKGLAVTLKTMTKRSTTQQYPDVVPDLPPRSRGVIALLEENCTVCMLCARECPDWCIYIDSHKEEVAVPGAARPRQRNVLDRFDIDFSLCMYCGICIEVCPFDALYWSPEFEYSEYDIKDLLHDKDHLGEWMATVPPPPAHDPQGEPAKEETAAARKAAVPAASAARPTVPAVRPERRPAARPPTAEPAAADAGTPETDAGEGTPT, from the coding sequence ATGAGCGAGCGAAGCGAGTCGGCCGGCGTACCCGGCAGCGGCCTGGTGAAGGGGCTGGCGGTCACGCTCAAGACGATGACGAAGCGCTCCACCACCCAGCAGTACCCGGATGTGGTGCCCGATCTGCCGCCCCGCTCGCGCGGGGTGATCGCGCTGCTGGAGGAGAACTGCACGGTCTGCATGCTCTGCGCCCGCGAGTGTCCGGACTGGTGCATCTACATCGACTCGCACAAGGAGGAGGTGGCGGTGCCCGGCGCGGCCCGGCCCCGCCAACGCAACGTCCTCGACCGGTTCGACATCGACTTCTCGCTCTGCATGTACTGCGGCATCTGCATCGAGGTCTGCCCCTTCGACGCGCTCTACTGGTCGCCGGAGTTCGAGTACTCCGAGTACGACATCAAGGACCTGCTGCACGACAAGGACCACCTGGGCGAGTGGATGGCGACCGTGCCGCCGCCGCCCGCGCACGACCCGCAGGGCGAGCCGGCCAAGGAGGAGACCGCCGCCGCGCGCAAGGCCGCGGTCCCCGCCGCGTCCGCCGCCCGGCCGACCGTCCCGGCGGTACGCCCCGAGCGCCGTCCCGCCGCCCGCCCACCCACCGCCGAGCCCGCCGCCGCAGATGCGGGTACGCCCGAGACCGATGCCGGGGAAGGCACTCCCACGTGA
- a CDS encoding glucose 1-dehydrogenase, with product MRAVTVTPGVPGSLRLLHDYPEPATEEGAVLVEAVAVGVCGTDIEIIDGQYGEAPPGAERLVLGHESLGRVLEDPTGTLQAGDLVAGIVRHPDPLPCPNCAVDEWDMCRNGLFTEHGIKGLPGFARERWRLQPRFAVGLDPDLDEVGVLLEPTSVVVKAWDHIDRIGRRAEWQPRTALITGAGPIGLLAALLASQRGLSVHVLDRATEGPKLALAGALGATYHSGPVEELDFEPDVIVECTGAPVVVLEAMCKVAPTGIVCLAGVSTGGRTIDFDAGALNRTLVLENNVVFGSVNANRRHWDAAAEALARADRDWLGSLITRRVPLSEYASAYSPGPEDIKVVIDFTASPERR from the coding sequence GTGCGCGCTGTGACCGTGACCCCGGGAGTGCCCGGCTCGCTGCGGCTGCTCCACGACTACCCGGAACCGGCCACCGAGGAGGGGGCGGTCCTGGTCGAGGCGGTCGCGGTCGGAGTCTGCGGCACCGACATCGAGATCATCGACGGGCAGTACGGCGAGGCGCCGCCCGGTGCCGAGCGCCTGGTGCTCGGGCACGAGTCGTTGGGCCGGGTGCTGGAGGACCCGACCGGCACCCTGCAGGCCGGTGACCTGGTCGCCGGGATCGTCCGGCACCCGGACCCGCTGCCCTGCCCGAACTGCGCGGTGGACGAGTGGGACATGTGCCGCAACGGCCTGTTCACCGAGCACGGCATCAAGGGGCTGCCGGGGTTCGCCCGCGAACGCTGGCGTCTGCAACCCCGGTTCGCCGTCGGCCTCGACCCGGACCTGGACGAGGTGGGCGTGCTGCTCGAACCGACGAGCGTGGTGGTCAAGGCGTGGGACCACATCGACCGGATCGGCCGGCGGGCGGAGTGGCAGCCGCGTACCGCCCTGATCACCGGCGCCGGGCCGATCGGTCTGCTGGCCGCCCTGCTGGCCAGTCAGCGTGGTCTCTCGGTGCACGTGCTCGACCGGGCCACCGAGGGGCCGAAGCTCGCGTTGGCCGGTGCACTCGGTGCCACGTACCACTCGGGGCCGGTCGAGGAACTCGACTTCGAGCCGGACGTGATCGTGGAGTGCACCGGCGCGCCGGTGGTCGTCCTGGAGGCGATGTGCAAGGTCGCGCCGACCGGGATCGTCTGCCTGGCCGGGGTCTCCACCGGCGGCCGGACCATCGACTTCGACGCGGGTGCGCTCAACCGCACCCTGGTGTTGGAGAACAACGTCGTCTTCGGATCGGTGAACGCCAACCGACGGCACTGGGACGCCGCCGCCGAGGCGCTGGCCCGTGCCGACCGGGACTGGCTCGGCTCGCTGATCACCCGCCGGGTGCCGCTGTCGGAGTACGCCTCGGCCTACTCCCCCGGGCCCGAGGACATCAAGGTCGTCATCGACTTCACCGCCTCACCCGAGCGGCGGTGA
- a CDS encoding complex I subunit 1/NuoH family protein: MPLWLELVIRIGGVVAAFLVLPLLVGQAEHKVMAHMQGRLGPMYAGGFHGWAQLVADGVKFVQKEDVTPRAADRPVFRLAPAVALVPYLLALLVIPLGPNDLVGQPLDVGLFFVLAVVGVGVLAVLMSAWASANKYSLLGGLRGAAQLLGYELPLVLAAASVAMAAGTLSLSGIVEAWQPWWLIWQAPAMVVFFVAGLAEIRRPPFDMPVADSELVFGYLTEYTGLRFAFLLLAEYVGIVVIAALTTVLFLGGWQGPFADDQLGWLWTLLKVAAVSFVIIWLRVSYPRLREDQLQRLCWLVLVPTALAQLVLTAAVRVAL; encoded by the coding sequence ATGCCGCTCTGGCTGGAACTGGTGATCCGGATCGGCGGGGTGGTTGCTGCCTTCCTGGTCCTGCCGCTGCTGGTGGGTCAGGCCGAGCACAAGGTGATGGCGCACATGCAGGGCCGGCTCGGCCCGATGTACGCGGGCGGGTTCCACGGCTGGGCGCAGCTCGTCGCCGACGGGGTCAAGTTCGTGCAGAAGGAGGACGTCACGCCGCGCGCGGCCGACAGACCGGTGTTCCGGCTGGCTCCGGCGGTGGCCCTGGTGCCTTACCTACTGGCCCTGCTGGTGATCCCGCTCGGCCCGAACGACCTGGTCGGGCAGCCGCTGGACGTGGGTCTGTTCTTCGTGCTGGCGGTGGTCGGCGTGGGTGTGCTGGCCGTGCTGATGTCGGCCTGGGCCTCGGCCAACAAGTACAGCCTGCTCGGCGGGCTGCGCGGCGCCGCCCAACTGCTCGGTTACGAGCTGCCGCTGGTGCTGGCCGCCGCGTCGGTGGCGATGGCCGCCGGCACGTTGAGTCTCTCCGGCATCGTCGAGGCGTGGCAGCCGTGGTGGCTGATCTGGCAGGCCCCGGCGATGGTGGTGTTCTTCGTGGCCGGCCTGGCCGAGATCCGCCGGCCGCCGTTCGACATGCCGGTGGCCGACTCCGAGCTGGTCTTCGGGTACCTGACCGAGTACACCGGGCTGCGGTTCGCGTTCCTGCTGCTGGCCGAGTACGTCGGCATCGTGGTGATCGCCGCGCTGACCACCGTGCTGTTCCTCGGCGGGTGGCAGGGGCCGTTCGCCGACGACCAGCTCGGCTGGCTCTGGACCCTGCTCAAGGTGGCCGCCGTCAGCTTCGTGATCATCTGGCTGCGGGTCTCCTACCCCCGGCTGCGTGAGGACCAGTTGCAGCGGCTCTGCTGGCTGGTGCTGGTGCCGACCGCGCTGGCCCAGCTCGTGCTGACCGCCGCCGTCCGGGTCGCGCTGTAG
- the nuoK gene encoding NADH-quinone oxidoreductase subunit NuoK translates to MRPVIPYVTAALLFGLGVYGVLRRRNAVLVLMAVELMLNAVNLILITADTTAKALLPHGGQVFALFVIVLAAAEIGVGLAIVLQLYRMRASVAVDEIPLAERSADEPTPVTAGPAGDVVAEGER, encoded by the coding sequence GTGAGACCGGTCATCCCGTACGTCACCGCCGCCCTGCTGTTCGGCCTCGGCGTCTACGGCGTCCTGCGGCGGCGCAACGCGGTGCTGGTGCTGATGGCCGTGGAGTTGATGCTCAACGCGGTGAACCTGATCCTGATCACCGCCGACACCACAGCCAAGGCGCTGCTGCCGCACGGCGGGCAGGTCTTCGCCCTCTTCGTGATCGTGCTGGCCGCCGCCGAGATCGGGGTGGGGCTGGCGATCGTGCTCCAGCTCTATCGGATGCGGGCCAGCGTCGCGGTGGACGAGATCCCACTGGCCGAGCGCTCGGCCGACGAGCCGACGCCGGTGACGGCCGGTCCGGCCGGTGACGTGGTCGCGGAGGGGGAGCGGTGA